Genomic window (Synergistes jonesii):
ATGCACAGCTGTGACAGAATTTTACTCCAGTCCCTGTCCCTGCCGGTCCACTTTTCAGTGATGTCCATCGTCGCAAGATAAAGGAGCTTGAGAAGGGCGTCGTCTGAGGGGAAGATCGTACGTGTTTTTGTCACTTTCCTGAGCTGCCGGTTGTAGTTCTCGATCTGGTTTGTCGTATAGATCATCCGGCGCAGCTCATAGGGATACTTGAAATAAGCGGATAACTGAGGCCAGTTGTTCCGCCAGCTCGCTACCGAAGACGGGTATTTCGAGCCCCACTTCTCTTCAAGTCTGTCAAGCCCTTCCTCGGCCTGCTCCAGTGTAGGAGCCTGATAGACACCCTTCAAATCATTCATAAAAGCCTTAATGTCCTTGTAAGAGACGAATTTTGTCGTGTAACGGATCTGATGGACGATGCAGCGCTGGACTTCGGCCTTGGG
Coding sequences:
- a CDS encoding IS256 family transposase, whose protein sequence is GRLDGHREVLGLWVGGNESAKYWVGVLNEIRNRGTEDIFIISVDGLTGFADAISAVYPKAEVQRCIVHQIRYTTKFVSYKDIKAFMNDLKGVYQAPTLEQAEEGLDRLEEKWGSKYPSSVASWRNNWPQLSAYFKYPYELRRMIYTTNQIENYNRQLRKVTKTRTIFPSDDALLKLLYLATMDITEKWTGRDRDWSKILSQLCIYFEERIEPGDLE